A genome region from Akkermansiaceae bacterium includes the following:
- a CDS encoding DUF1559 domain-containing protein, with the protein MKLPRKAGGDRIAAEKGFTLVELLIVIAIIAVLAVLSFLGASKFKSKARGVTCASNLRQIGTAMLAYAADNNGQLPPLEDRTGSGDSLKGIWPVIVSDNGYLEKVTNKNGQVGTGAGVWACPDCTIVQRNYNGYGAAEGTVLKVKKGSVPGSSSPRIASIPNPSRTWLVGDAANQANNLKSGWYAIWANPAQWSNSHTPAARHGGKVNVVMVDGHLESLTMTELRAKDYTMRN; encoded by the coding sequence ATGAAGTTGCCACGCAAAGCAGGAGGAGACCGCATCGCTGCGGAAAAGGGCTTCACCCTTGTCGAGTTGCTGATCGTCATCGCGATCATTGCTGTCCTTGCCGTCCTTTCATTCTTGGGTGCGTCGAAATTCAAGTCCAAGGCAAGAGGAGTCACCTGCGCATCGAATCTCCGGCAGATCGGAACGGCGATGCTTGCATATGCGGCGGATAACAACGGCCAGTTGCCACCGCTCGAGGACAGGACCGGCTCCGGCGATAGCCTCAAGGGAATCTGGCCGGTCATTGTCTCGGACAACGGCTATCTGGAAAAAGTGACCAACAAGAATGGACAAGTCGGCACCGGTGCCGGCGTGTGGGCGTGCCCGGATTGCACGATTGTCCAGAGAAATTACAACGGTTACGGCGCGGCCGAGGGAACCGTCCTGAAAGTCAAGAAAGGCTCGGTGCCCGGCTCCAGTTCCCCCCGCATCGCCAGCATCCCCAACCCATCCAGAACTTGGCTGGTAGGGGATGCCGCCAACCAAGCCAACAACCTCAAAAGCGGCTGGTATGCGATCTGGGCAAATCCCGCCCAGTGGAGTAACTCACATACCCCGGCCGCAAGACACGGAGGCAAGGTAAATGTCGTCATGGTGGACGGCCACCTAGAGAGCCTTACGATGACCGAGCTGCGCGCAAAGGACTACACGATGCGCAACTGA
- a CDS encoding gluconate 2-dehydrogenase subunit 3 family protein: MQPSLLSRRDMFRLLAAASAAGAMLPSHIVAEEAKRPPGNPWDPDFLNPTIHWEKPLTKAELATLTVLCDLLIPGDENAPSPSKLGLADFLNEWVGAPYDQNIADLKAIRGGLTWIDDRSASLHGKNFVSLEPAQQTTILDSICGSGKITEELKPGNAFFRKLRNLTLGGYYSHSSTWKSLGYVGNVPIGGPYPGVPEEILAKLGVENI, translated from the coding sequence ATGCAACCCTCACTCCTCTCCCGCCGTGACATGTTCCGGCTTCTCGCCGCCGCCAGCGCCGCCGGGGCCATGCTCCCCAGCCACATCGTCGCCGAGGAAGCAAAACGCCCGCCCGGCAACCCTTGGGATCCGGATTTCCTCAATCCCACAATCCACTGGGAAAAGCCGCTCACCAAGGCCGAGCTCGCCACACTCACCGTCCTCTGCGACCTGCTCATCCCCGGTGATGAAAACGCCCCCTCCCCCTCCAAATTGGGACTCGCCGATTTTCTCAACGAATGGGTCGGAGCACCTTACGACCAGAACATCGCCGACCTAAAAGCGATACGCGGCGGCCTCACCTGGATCGATGACCGCTCCGCCTCGCTCCACGGAAAAAACTTCGTTTCCCTCGAACCCGCGCAGCAGACCACCATCCTGGACAGCATCTGCGGCTCCGGGAAAATCACTGAGGAGCTCAAGCCTGGAAATGCCTTCTTCCGCAAGCTACGCAATCTCACCCTCGGCGGATACTACAGCCATAGTAGCACATGGAAATCCCTCGGCTACGTCGGCAACGTCCCCATCGGAGGCCCCTACCCCGGCGTCCCGGAGGAAATCCTAGCCAAGCTCGGCGTGGAAAACATCTGA
- a CDS encoding GMC family oxidoreductase: MAILTDRKTLPEYDAIIVGSGAGGGMMAMQLALGGMKVLMVEAGRNYEPASETPMFNTPEQAPLRGKSTTEKPFGYYDATIDGGWQVPGEPYSDKSGTEHNFMWWRARMLGGRTNHWGRISLRFGPYDFKPFTRDGLGYDWPISYEDLAPYYDKTQLITGIYGTNVGMENIPDSPPGILQPPPKARANELLAKKHAAKLGVPIHPIHRAVLSEPLDGPARAARMFPDNPLARKLVAKDMSNRAACFWATDCGRGCSIRANFQSTTVLIPPALASGNLDIITDAMVREVMLDASGKATGIRYIDKPTGRDAEVKARVVILSASTCETARILLNSKSKLFPDGLANSSGQVGKNLVDSVGSALGGHIPALENLPPYNADGAGGGHVYAPWWNHGKHDKLDFPRGYHIEVGGGIRMPNMNSLAILDGKSPSTYGKKLMEEARRYYGASISFEGRGEMVPNEHCYTELDPDRVDKWGIPILRFHWKWSDHELNQVKHMQETFAGIITEMGGSASPRPAAQAINKPGEIIHEAGTARMGPTAKDSVCNSFGQTWDVKNLFLMDGSIFPSNPDKNLTITIMALAWRSSEYLMAEMKSGNI; this comes from the coding sequence ATGGCCATCCTCACCGACAGAAAAACCCTCCCCGAATATGACGCAATCATCGTAGGCTCCGGAGCCGGTGGCGGGATGATGGCGATGCAGCTCGCCCTCGGCGGCATGAAAGTGCTGATGGTCGAGGCCGGTAGGAACTACGAGCCCGCCAGCGAGACGCCCATGTTCAACACCCCGGAGCAAGCCCCGCTCCGCGGCAAGAGCACCACGGAAAAGCCCTTTGGCTACTACGACGCCACCATCGACGGCGGCTGGCAGGTTCCCGGCGAGCCCTACTCCGACAAATCCGGCACCGAACACAATTTCATGTGGTGGCGCGCCCGCATGCTCGGCGGCCGCACCAACCACTGGGGCCGCATCTCCCTCCGTTTCGGCCCCTACGATTTCAAGCCCTTCACCCGCGACGGCCTCGGCTACGACTGGCCCATCTCGTACGAGGATCTTGCGCCCTACTACGATAAGACCCAACTCATAACCGGCATCTACGGCACGAACGTCGGCATGGAAAACATCCCGGACTCCCCGCCCGGCATCCTCCAGCCCCCGCCGAAAGCCCGCGCCAACGAGCTCCTCGCGAAAAAGCACGCCGCGAAGCTCGGCGTCCCCATCCACCCCATCCACCGCGCCGTCCTCAGCGAGCCCCTCGACGGCCCGGCACGTGCCGCACGGATGTTCCCGGACAACCCGCTCGCCCGGAAGCTCGTCGCCAAGGACATGTCGAACCGCGCCGCCTGCTTCTGGGCCACGGATTGCGGACGCGGCTGCTCGATCCGCGCGAATTTCCAGTCGACCACCGTCCTCATTCCGCCCGCCCTCGCCTCCGGCAACCTCGACATCATCACCGATGCCATGGTCCGCGAGGTCATGCTCGACGCCTCCGGGAAAGCCACCGGCATCCGCTATATCGACAAGCCCACCGGCCGCGATGCCGAGGTGAAAGCCCGCGTGGTCATCCTCTCCGCCTCCACCTGCGAGACCGCCCGCATCCTGCTCAACTCCAAGTCCAAGCTTTTCCCCGATGGCCTCGCCAACAGCTCGGGACAGGTCGGGAAAAACCTCGTCGATTCCGTGGGATCCGCGCTTGGCGGCCACATCCCCGCCTTGGAAAACCTCCCGCCCTACAATGCGGATGGCGCCGGCGGCGGCCACGTCTATGCCCCGTGGTGGAACCATGGCAAGCACGACAAGCTGGATTTCCCACGCGGCTACCACATCGAGGTCGGAGGCGGCATAAGGATGCCCAACATGAACTCCCTCGCGATCCTCGACGGCAAATCCCCCTCCACCTACGGGAAAAAGCTCATGGAGGAAGCCCGCCGCTACTACGGCGCTTCCATCAGTTTCGAGGGTCGCGGCGAAATGGTTCCGAACGAGCACTGCTACACCGAGCTCGATCCCGACCGCGTTGACAAATGGGGCATCCCCATCCTCCGCTTCCACTGGAAGTGGTCCGACCACGAGCTCAACCAGGTCAAGCACATGCAGGAGACCTTCGCGGGGATCATCACCGAGATGGGCGGCTCAGCCAGCCCCCGCCCCGCCGCACAGGCCATCAACAAGCCCGGCGAAATCATCCACGAAGCCGGCACCGCCCGCATGGGTCCCACGGCCAAAGACTCCGTCTGCAACTCCTTCGGCCAGACATGGGATGTGAAAAACCTCTTCCTCATGGACGGCTCCATTTTCCCTTCCAACCCCGACAAAAACCTCACCATCACCATCATGGCCCTAGCATGGCGCTCCTCCGAATACCTGATGGCCGAAATGAAATCCGGAAACATCTAA
- a CDS encoding xylosidase/arabinosidase — MSVALVAGLTKEPTQPEQHDTQQAAAATPPEPVEGKNRDPLVPFRGENIRGVDTTTLRGKVMTGYQGWFNCPDDGAGLGWTHWARNTSKPFAPGNVTVDLWPDMSEATASERFPTGFKHADGETAYVFSSYNRTTVLRHFEWMRDYGIDGAFVQRFANGLRKESTRHHKDVVLSNSREGANLAGRAYAVMYDLSGLGAGGTRAVSEDWKMLRMKMKMGQDRAYLHHEGKPLVAVWGLGFGDSRKYTLEECRVLVEFLKADGCAVMLGVPTGWRDQYRDSTKDAGFHDLLKLADIISPWTVGRYRTPGQAKLHAAKYHRKDMEWCRRNSMDYLPVVFPGFSWHNLKPEDALNTIPRLKGEFLWSQFVGAKRAGANMIYVAMFDEVDEGTAIFKCTNSPPVGANPFLTYEGLPSDFYLRLTGEGGRLLRGERKIQESVPEIPVAAARN; from the coding sequence TTGTCCGTCGCTCTGGTTGCCGGGCTTACAAAGGAGCCGACCCAACCCGAGCAGCACGATACGCAGCAGGCAGCAGCCGCGACGCCCCCTGAGCCTGTGGAAGGGAAAAACAGGGATCCCCTGGTTCCATTTCGCGGGGAGAACATACGGGGTGTGGATACCACCACCCTCCGGGGCAAGGTCATGACAGGCTACCAGGGTTGGTTCAACTGTCCCGATGATGGTGCGGGTCTCGGCTGGACGCACTGGGCGCGCAATACGTCAAAACCCTTCGCACCGGGGAATGTCACCGTGGATCTCTGGCCGGACATGTCGGAAGCCACTGCATCGGAACGCTTTCCCACCGGCTTCAAACATGCGGACGGTGAAACCGCTTACGTTTTCAGCTCATACAACCGGACTACCGTGCTGCGGCATTTCGAATGGATGCGCGACTACGGCATCGACGGGGCTTTTGTGCAACGGTTCGCGAACGGCTTGAGGAAAGAGTCCACGCGCCACCACAAAGATGTGGTTCTTTCGAATTCCCGGGAAGGGGCGAACTTGGCCGGCCGCGCCTATGCGGTGATGTATGACCTGAGCGGACTGGGCGCCGGAGGGACCAGGGCCGTTTCCGAAGACTGGAAGATGCTGAGGATGAAAATGAAAATGGGGCAGGATCGCGCATACCTGCATCACGAGGGCAAACCGCTCGTGGCGGTCTGGGGCCTCGGTTTTGGAGACTCGCGCAAATACACCCTCGAGGAGTGCCGGGTGCTGGTGGAGTTCCTGAAGGCCGACGGCTGCGCGGTGATGCTCGGAGTTCCCACCGGATGGCGCGACCAATACCGCGATTCCACAAAGGATGCCGGGTTCCATGATTTGCTGAAACTCGCCGACATCATCAGCCCATGGACGGTCGGCAGATACAGAACGCCCGGGCAAGCCAAGCTTCACGCCGCGAAGTATCATCGAAAGGACATGGAATGGTGCAGGCGGAATTCAATGGACTATCTGCCCGTGGTTTTTCCCGGTTTCAGCTGGCACAATCTGAAGCCGGAGGATGCCTTAAATACCATCCCGAGGCTAAAGGGCGAATTCCTCTGGTCCCAGTTCGTTGGCGCGAAAAGAGCCGGAGCCAACATGATCTACGTGGCGATGTTCGACGAGGTCGATGAGGGCACGGCGATCTTCAAATGCACGAACTCGCCCCCGGTCGGCGCAAATCCGTTCCTCACCTATGAGGGGCTGCCAAGCGATTTCTACCTGCGGCTCACCGGCGAAGGCGGGCGACTCCTCCGCGGCGAGCGCAAGATCCAGGAGTCCGTCCCGGAGATCCCGGTTGCGGCCGCGAGGAACTGA
- a CDS encoding response regulator transcription factor — translation MPKKKTVVIVEDDIQIQEHLIEILKVADDIEFLGAVGSAEEAEDFIPGLHPDVVLMDINLPGKSGIECIRELKRRLPKLEVVMLTAYEEEDNIFRALKEGASGYILKSSNSKDIIEAIRDVFAGESPFSGPIARKMAMFFREKREIEDERESLSPRETEVLRLLAAGYIHKEVADEMGITLPTVRTYVKRICFKLHVRSKVEAIIKYLS, via the coding sequence ATCCCCAAGAAAAAGACCGTCGTCATCGTCGAGGATGACATCCAGATCCAGGAACACCTCATCGAGATCCTCAAGGTCGCCGATGACATCGAGTTCCTCGGCGCCGTTGGATCCGCTGAGGAGGCGGAGGATTTCATCCCCGGCCTTCACCCTGATGTCGTCCTCATGGACATAAACCTGCCTGGCAAATCCGGCATCGAGTGCATCCGCGAACTGAAGCGCCGCCTGCCTAAGCTCGAGGTCGTCATGCTCACCGCCTACGAAGAGGAGGACAATATCTTCCGCGCCCTCAAGGAAGGAGCCAGCGGATACATCCTGAAATCCAGCAACTCGAAGGACATCATCGAGGCGATCCGCGATGTCTTCGCCGGCGAGTCCCCTTTCTCCGGCCCCATCGCACGGAAAATGGCGATGTTCTTCCGCGAGAAGCGTGAGATCGAGGACGAGCGGGAATCCCTCTCGCCCCGCGAGACCGAGGTGCTCCGGCTCCTCGCCGCCGGATACATCCACAAGGAAGTCGCCGACGAGATGGGCATCACCCTCCCGACGGTCCGCACCTACGTGAAGCGCATCTGCTTCAAGCTCCACGTCCGCAGCAAGGTCGAGGCGATCATCAAGTATCTATCTTGA
- a CDS encoding prepilin-type N-terminal cleavage/methylation domain-containing protein — translation MKLPHKAGGDRIAAEKGFTLVELLIVIAIIAVLAVLSFLGASKFKSRAKGITCASNLRQIGTAMISYAQERNGQLPALEAKNPNGSGNGNWAVLMAREGYLWDTSMPGPPKLGEGVWACPDCDFRNNNQRGYGVVEGTIFQYSDRMSTVNSRLGRTEKGSLRLSAIEDPARTWLVGDAAEKPDQINKSWFAIWPQPTRWASSHPPASRHGGKVNVCMVDGHVRAMTMQDLTDGNYTMYK, via the coding sequence ATGAAATTGCCACACAAAGCAGGAGGAGACCGCATCGCTGCGGAAAAGGGCTTCACTCTTGTCGAGTTGCTGATCGTCATCGCGATCATTGCTGTCCTTGCCGTCCTCTCATTCTTGGGTGCGTCGAAATTCAAGTCCAGGGCAAAAGGAATCACCTGCGCATCGAATCTCCGGCAGATCGGAACGGCCATGATTTCCTACGCGCAGGAACGCAACGGCCAGCTGCCCGCCTTGGAGGCCAAAAACCCGAACGGCAGCGGCAACGGTAACTGGGCTGTTTTGATGGCTAGGGAGGGCTACCTCTGGGACACCAGCATGCCCGGCCCGCCGAAATTAGGCGAGGGCGTGTGGGCTTGTCCGGACTGCGATTTCCGCAACAACAACCAGCGTGGCTACGGCGTGGTCGAAGGCACGATTTTCCAATACAGCGACAGGATGAGCACGGTGAACTCCCGGCTCGGCAGAACGGAAAAAGGATCATTGCGGCTCAGCGCGATCGAAGATCCAGCCCGTACCTGGCTCGTCGGCGACGCAGCGGAAAAGCCAGACCAAATCAACAAGAGCTGGTTCGCGATCTGGCCGCAGCCCACGCGTTGGGCCTCCAGCCACCCGCCAGCCTCGCGCCATGGGGGCAAAGTGAATGTTTGCATGGTGGACGGCCACGTCAGGGCGATGACGATGCAGGATCTCACCGACGGGAACTACACCATGTATAAATAA